A genomic region of Apus apus isolate bApuApu2 chromosome 24, bApuApu2.pri.cur, whole genome shotgun sequence contains the following coding sequences:
- the CIRBP gene encoding cold-inducible RNA-binding protein isoform X5, with amino-acid sequence MASDEGKLFVGGLSFDTNEQSLEQVFSKYGQISEVVVVKDRETQRSRGFGFVTFENIDDAKDAMMAMNGKSVDGRQIRVDQAGKSSENRSRGYRGGSSGGRGFFRGGRGRGRGFSRGEGGGERGYGGSRFDSRSGGYNGSRDYYNSSRSQGGYGDRSSGGSYRDSYDSYATHNE; translated from the exons ATGGCCTCAGATGAGGGAAAACTCTTTGTCGGTGGACTGAGTTTTGACACCAACGAACAGTCATTGGAACAAGTCTTCTCTAAATACGGACAGATCTCTGAAG TTGTTGTGGTGAAAGACAGAGAGACTCAGAGATCCAGAGGTTTTGGCTTTGTTACTTTTGAAAACATAGATGATGCTAAAGACGCGATGATGGCCATGAATGGAAAG TCTGTAGATGGACGTCAAATCAGAGTTGATCAGGCTGGAAAATCATCAGAGAACAGATCTCGTGGATACAGGGGGGGATCTTCTGGAGGCAGAGGCTTTTTCCGTGGCGGCAGAGGTCGGGGCCGTGGCTTCTCCAGAGGTGAGG GAGGTGGAGAGAGAGGCTATGGTGGAAGCAGATTTGATTCCAGAAGTGGAGGATACAATGGTTCCAGAGACTACTATAATAGCAG CAGGAGTCAAGGTGGCTATGGAGACAGGTCTTCAGGAGGGTCCTACAGAGACAGCTATGACAGTTACG CTACACACAACGAGTAA
- the CIRBP gene encoding cold-inducible RNA-binding protein isoform X4 yields the protein MASDEGKLFVGGLSFDTNEQSLEQVFSKYGQISEVVVVKDRETQRSRGFGFVTFENIDDAKDAMMAMNGKSVDGRQIRVDQAGKSSENRSRGYRGGSSGGRGFFRGGRGRGRGFSRGGGERGYGGSRFDSRSGGYNGSRDYYNSRSQGGYGDRSSGGSYRDSYDSYGKSWFKREP from the exons ATGGCCTCAGATGAGGGAAAACTCTTTGTCGGTGGACTGAGTTTTGACACCAACGAACAGTCATTGGAACAAGTCTTCTCTAAATACGGACAGATCTCTGAAG TTGTTGTGGTGAAAGACAGAGAGACTCAGAGATCCAGAGGTTTTGGCTTTGTTACTTTTGAAAACATAGATGATGCTAAAGACGCGATGATGGCCATGAATGGAAAG TCTGTAGATGGACGTCAAATCAGAGTTGATCAGGCTGGAAAATCATCAGAGAACAGATCTCGTGGATACAGGGGGGGATCTTCTGGAGGCAGAGGCTTTTTCCGTGGCGGCAGAGGTCGGGGCCGTGGCTTCTCCAGAG GAGGTGGAGAGAGAGGCTATGGTGGAAGCAGATTTGATTCCAGAAGTGGAGGATACAATGGTTCCAGAGACTACTATAATAGCAG GAGTCAAGGTGGCTATGGAGACAGGTCTTCAGGAGGGTCCTACAGAGACAGCTATGACAGTTACGGTAAGTCTTGGTTCAAACGGGAACCATGA
- the CIRBP gene encoding cold-inducible RNA-binding protein isoform X2, whose translation MASDEGKLFVGGLSFDTNEQSLEQVFSKYGQISEVVVVKDRETQRSRGFGFVTFENIDDAKDAMMAMNGKSVDGRQIRVDQAGKSSENRSRGYRGGSSGGRGFFRGGRGRGRGFSRGEGGGERGYGGSRFDSRSGGYNGSRDYYNSRSQGGYGDRSSGGSYRDSYDSYGKSWFKREP comes from the exons ATGGCCTCAGATGAGGGAAAACTCTTTGTCGGTGGACTGAGTTTTGACACCAACGAACAGTCATTGGAACAAGTCTTCTCTAAATACGGACAGATCTCTGAAG TTGTTGTGGTGAAAGACAGAGAGACTCAGAGATCCAGAGGTTTTGGCTTTGTTACTTTTGAAAACATAGATGATGCTAAAGACGCGATGATGGCCATGAATGGAAAG TCTGTAGATGGACGTCAAATCAGAGTTGATCAGGCTGGAAAATCATCAGAGAACAGATCTCGTGGATACAGGGGGGGATCTTCTGGAGGCAGAGGCTTTTTCCGTGGCGGCAGAGGTCGGGGCCGTGGCTTCTCCAGAGGTGAGG GAGGTGGAGAGAGAGGCTATGGTGGAAGCAGATTTGATTCCAGAAGTGGAGGATACAATGGTTCCAGAGACTACTATAATAGCAG GAGTCAAGGTGGCTATGGAGACAGGTCTTCAGGAGGGTCCTACAGAGACAGCTATGACAGTTACGGTAAGTCTTGGTTCAAACGGGAACCATGA
- the CIRBP gene encoding cold-inducible RNA-binding protein isoform X8 — protein sequence MASDEGKLFVGGLSFDTNEQSLEQVFSKYGQISEVVVVKDRETQRSRGFGFVTFENIDDAKDAMMAMNGKSVDGRQIRVDQAGKSSENRSRGYRGGSSGGRGFFRGGRGRGRGFSRGGGERGYGGSRFDSRSGGYNGSRDYYNSRSQGGYGDRSSGGSYRDSYDSYATHNE from the exons ATGGCCTCAGATGAGGGAAAACTCTTTGTCGGTGGACTGAGTTTTGACACCAACGAACAGTCATTGGAACAAGTCTTCTCTAAATACGGACAGATCTCTGAAG TTGTTGTGGTGAAAGACAGAGAGACTCAGAGATCCAGAGGTTTTGGCTTTGTTACTTTTGAAAACATAGATGATGCTAAAGACGCGATGATGGCCATGAATGGAAAG TCTGTAGATGGACGTCAAATCAGAGTTGATCAGGCTGGAAAATCATCAGAGAACAGATCTCGTGGATACAGGGGGGGATCTTCTGGAGGCAGAGGCTTTTTCCGTGGCGGCAGAGGTCGGGGCCGTGGCTTCTCCAGAG GAGGTGGAGAGAGAGGCTATGGTGGAAGCAGATTTGATTCCAGAAGTGGAGGATACAATGGTTCCAGAGACTACTATAATAGCAG GAGTCAAGGTGGCTATGGAGACAGGTCTTCAGGAGGGTCCTACAGAGACAGCTATGACAGTTACG CTACACACAACGAGTAA
- the CIRBP gene encoding cold-inducible RNA-binding protein isoform X3, producing the protein MASDEGKLFVGGLSFDTNEQSLEQVFSKYGQISEVVVVKDRETQRSRGFGFVTFENIDDAKDAMMAMNGKSVDGRQIRVDQAGKSSENRSRGYRGGSSGGRGFFRGGRGRGRGFSRGGGERGYGGSRFDSRSGGYNGSRDYYNSSRSQGGYGDRSSGGSYRDSYDSYGKSWFKREP; encoded by the exons ATGGCCTCAGATGAGGGAAAACTCTTTGTCGGTGGACTGAGTTTTGACACCAACGAACAGTCATTGGAACAAGTCTTCTCTAAATACGGACAGATCTCTGAAG TTGTTGTGGTGAAAGACAGAGAGACTCAGAGATCCAGAGGTTTTGGCTTTGTTACTTTTGAAAACATAGATGATGCTAAAGACGCGATGATGGCCATGAATGGAAAG TCTGTAGATGGACGTCAAATCAGAGTTGATCAGGCTGGAAAATCATCAGAGAACAGATCTCGTGGATACAGGGGGGGATCTTCTGGAGGCAGAGGCTTTTTCCGTGGCGGCAGAGGTCGGGGCCGTGGCTTCTCCAGAG GAGGTGGAGAGAGAGGCTATGGTGGAAGCAGATTTGATTCCAGAAGTGGAGGATACAATGGTTCCAGAGACTACTATAATAGCAG CAGGAGTCAAGGTGGCTATGGAGACAGGTCTTCAGGAGGGTCCTACAGAGACAGCTATGACAGTTACGGTAAGTCTTGGTTCAAACGGGAACCATGA
- the CIRBP gene encoding cold-inducible RNA-binding protein isoform X7, producing MASDEGKLFVGGLSFDTNEQSLEQVFSKYGQISEVVVVKDRETQRSRGFGFVTFENIDDAKDAMMAMNGKSVDGRQIRVDQAGKSSENRSRGYRGGSSGGRGFFRGGRGRGRGFSRGGGERGYGGSRFDSRSGGYNGSRDYYNSSRSQGGYGDRSSGGSYRDSYDSYATHNE from the exons ATGGCCTCAGATGAGGGAAAACTCTTTGTCGGTGGACTGAGTTTTGACACCAACGAACAGTCATTGGAACAAGTCTTCTCTAAATACGGACAGATCTCTGAAG TTGTTGTGGTGAAAGACAGAGAGACTCAGAGATCCAGAGGTTTTGGCTTTGTTACTTTTGAAAACATAGATGATGCTAAAGACGCGATGATGGCCATGAATGGAAAG TCTGTAGATGGACGTCAAATCAGAGTTGATCAGGCTGGAAAATCATCAGAGAACAGATCTCGTGGATACAGGGGGGGATCTTCTGGAGGCAGAGGCTTTTTCCGTGGCGGCAGAGGTCGGGGCCGTGGCTTCTCCAGAG GAGGTGGAGAGAGAGGCTATGGTGGAAGCAGATTTGATTCCAGAAGTGGAGGATACAATGGTTCCAGAGACTACTATAATAGCAG CAGGAGTCAAGGTGGCTATGGAGACAGGTCTTCAGGAGGGTCCTACAGAGACAGCTATGACAGTTACG CTACACACAACGAGTAA
- the CIRBP gene encoding cold-inducible RNA-binding protein isoform X1 has product MASDEGKLFVGGLSFDTNEQSLEQVFSKYGQISEVVVVKDRETQRSRGFGFVTFENIDDAKDAMMAMNGKSVDGRQIRVDQAGKSSENRSRGYRGGSSGGRGFFRGGRGRGRGFSRGEGGGERGYGGSRFDSRSGGYNGSRDYYNSSRSQGGYGDRSSGGSYRDSYDSYGKSWFKREP; this is encoded by the exons ATGGCCTCAGATGAGGGAAAACTCTTTGTCGGTGGACTGAGTTTTGACACCAACGAACAGTCATTGGAACAAGTCTTCTCTAAATACGGACAGATCTCTGAAG TTGTTGTGGTGAAAGACAGAGAGACTCAGAGATCCAGAGGTTTTGGCTTTGTTACTTTTGAAAACATAGATGATGCTAAAGACGCGATGATGGCCATGAATGGAAAG TCTGTAGATGGACGTCAAATCAGAGTTGATCAGGCTGGAAAATCATCAGAGAACAGATCTCGTGGATACAGGGGGGGATCTTCTGGAGGCAGAGGCTTTTTCCGTGGCGGCAGAGGTCGGGGCCGTGGCTTCTCCAGAGGTGAGG GAGGTGGAGAGAGAGGCTATGGTGGAAGCAGATTTGATTCCAGAAGTGGAGGATACAATGGTTCCAGAGACTACTATAATAGCAG CAGGAGTCAAGGTGGCTATGGAGACAGGTCTTCAGGAGGGTCCTACAGAGACAGCTATGACAGTTACGGTAAGTCTTGGTTCAAACGGGAACCATGA
- the CIRBP gene encoding cold-inducible RNA-binding protein isoform X6, with amino-acid sequence MASDEGKLFVGGLSFDTNEQSLEQVFSKYGQISEVVVVKDRETQRSRGFGFVTFENIDDAKDAMMAMNGKSVDGRQIRVDQAGKSSENRSRGYRGGSSGGRGFFRGGRGRGRGFSRGEGGGERGYGGSRFDSRSGGYNGSRDYYNSRSQGGYGDRSSGGSYRDSYDSYATHNE; translated from the exons ATGGCCTCAGATGAGGGAAAACTCTTTGTCGGTGGACTGAGTTTTGACACCAACGAACAGTCATTGGAACAAGTCTTCTCTAAATACGGACAGATCTCTGAAG TTGTTGTGGTGAAAGACAGAGAGACTCAGAGATCCAGAGGTTTTGGCTTTGTTACTTTTGAAAACATAGATGATGCTAAAGACGCGATGATGGCCATGAATGGAAAG TCTGTAGATGGACGTCAAATCAGAGTTGATCAGGCTGGAAAATCATCAGAGAACAGATCTCGTGGATACAGGGGGGGATCTTCTGGAGGCAGAGGCTTTTTCCGTGGCGGCAGAGGTCGGGGCCGTGGCTTCTCCAGAGGTGAGG GAGGTGGAGAGAGAGGCTATGGTGGAAGCAGATTTGATTCCAGAAGTGGAGGATACAATGGTTCCAGAGACTACTATAATAGCAG GAGTCAAGGTGGCTATGGAGACAGGTCTTCAGGAGGGTCCTACAGAGACAGCTATGACAGTTACG CTACACACAACGAGTAA